A region from the Lentimonas sp. CC4 genome encodes:
- a CDS encoding acyloxyacyl hydrolase: MKHKFACILLSLVTVGLSAATSTNTAPEKTPESPFNTVGIRVGFDDDAKVSLTSYELYETSDPQWSWDLGEDMSTGIGYEAAVGALAGEGEVSAYIHFGFTLEFAHDALPVTLVLATGPSLYSEDTFDNFDLGGNIQFTSSAGLNWQVCDGWAVEYRYQHTSNAGLKSHNPGLEMHAFALSHNF, from the coding sequence ATGAAACATAAATTTGCCTGCATCCTCCTTTCTCTCGTCACTGTTGGCCTGTCCGCAGCAACCAGCACCAATACTGCTCCGGAGAAAACACCCGAATCACCATTCAACACAGTCGGCATTCGTGTTGGATTCGATGACGATGCAAAAGTCAGCCTAACTAGCTACGAACTCTACGAAACATCCGACCCACAATGGAGCTGGGATCTCGGCGAAGATATGAGCACTGGCATCGGCTACGAAGCAGCCGTTGGTGCGCTTGCCGGCGAAGGCGAAGTCTCGGCCTATATTCATTTCGGATTCACACTCGAATTCGCACACGACGCGCTCCCAGTGACTCTTGTCCTAGCCACAGGCCCATCACTCTACTCCGAAGATACTTTTGATAATTTCGACCTTGGTGGAAATATTCAGTTCACCAGCAGCGCAGGTCTTAACTGGCAAGTATGCGATGGATGGGCAGTCGAATACCGCTACCAACACACATCGAATGCTGGACTCAAGAGCCACAACCCTGGCTTAGAAATGCACGCATTCGCATTGTCACATAACTTCTAA
- a CDS encoding GspE/PulE family protein, protein MALARIQASIVKNLLQMGRLTDTQCQKIIATEEDLSGVALENLLFEEYKISPFQVLVAKAEAFDLPPINVKRCLVTDSTFSKLEQDFCRNNSVLPLGVAGDYVIVAVSNPFDLEVINKVKTMSGMPVSVLLGLESAINDALQGDEGERQAVGFGDVVEALGMDFESDEESEDDFSDEESAPIIKLGNRIIEEAYFAGASDIHIEPFETETRVRVRIDGVLKNQLSMPPAASGALLARLKVMSELDIAEKRLPQDGRIQFKQFNKKGIDVDLRVATAPLNHGEGIVMRILDKQKSTLPLPALGFSEENLGKYRELITRPYGMVLHCGPTGSGKSMTLYSALNEINKVDVCIRTAEDPIEYTLPGLLQMQMQRKIGLTFATALRAFLRQDPDVILVGEIRDKETAGIAVEAALTGHMLFSTLHTNDAPTTISRLTEMGIEPFMISASLVCVCAQRLMRRVCKTCKQTHLQEGNEAAIMQRALGWSGKVPRASEDGCPSCGGNSYKGRVGIHELMPTSEELVAAINAEEEAVALKRIAMRNGMKTLHQDCMLKVREGLTTMEEALGAVPPDMEEYEGDDEAAAEASS, encoded by the coding sequence ATGGCACTAGCCCGCATCCAAGCTTCGATCGTTAAAAATTTGCTCCAGATGGGGCGCTTAACGGATACTCAATGTCAGAAGATAATCGCCACCGAAGAGGATTTATCAGGTGTCGCGTTAGAGAACTTGCTCTTTGAAGAGTATAAGATCTCTCCATTTCAGGTCTTAGTTGCTAAGGCTGAAGCGTTTGATCTACCGCCGATCAATGTGAAGCGATGCTTGGTTACTGATTCGACTTTTTCTAAATTGGAGCAGGACTTCTGCCGCAATAACTCCGTATTACCATTGGGTGTTGCTGGTGATTATGTCATCGTAGCAGTGAGTAACCCTTTTGACTTAGAGGTTATAAATAAAGTCAAAACGATGTCAGGTATGCCAGTCTCAGTGCTACTTGGGTTGGAGAGTGCGATTAATGATGCGCTGCAGGGGGATGAAGGAGAGCGCCAAGCTGTTGGTTTTGGTGATGTGGTTGAAGCGCTCGGCATGGATTTCGAGAGTGATGAGGAATCGGAAGATGATTTCTCGGATGAAGAGTCCGCGCCGATTATTAAGCTGGGCAATCGTATTATCGAAGAAGCCTACTTTGCAGGTGCGAGTGATATTCATATCGAACCTTTTGAGACTGAAACACGTGTGCGTGTGCGTATTGATGGTGTGTTGAAAAACCAGCTTTCGATGCCGCCTGCTGCCTCAGGTGCATTGTTGGCACGCTTGAAGGTGATGTCTGAGCTCGATATTGCAGAGAAGCGCTTGCCACAGGATGGACGTATCCAGTTTAAGCAGTTCAATAAAAAGGGTATTGATGTCGATTTACGTGTGGCGACAGCCCCATTGAATCATGGTGAGGGTATCGTGATGCGTATTTTGGATAAGCAGAAGAGCACCTTGCCTTTGCCCGCATTGGGCTTTTCGGAGGAGAATTTAGGCAAATATCGTGAGCTCATCACGCGTCCATATGGTATGGTGCTGCACTGCGGTCCTACAGGTTCGGGTAAGTCAATGACGCTATATTCGGCATTGAATGAAATCAATAAGGTCGATGTCTGTATCCGCACGGCGGAGGATCCGATCGAGTATACGTTACCTGGTCTGTTGCAGATGCAGATGCAGCGTAAGATCGGTCTGACCTTTGCCACTGCGCTACGTGCCTTCCTTCGTCAGGATCCGGATGTGATTCTTGTTGGCGAAATTCGTGATAAAGAAACTGCTGGTATTGCGGTTGAAGCTGCGCTGACTGGTCACATGCTATTCAGCACATTGCACACGAATGACGCACCGACGACCATTTCACGACTCACTGAGATGGGCATTGAGCCATTCATGATCTCGGCGTCTTTGGTATGTGTCTGTGCGCAGCGCTTGATGCGCCGTGTCTGTAAAACTTGTAAGCAGACGCACCTACAAGAGGGGAATGAAGCTGCGATTATGCAGCGTGCGCTTGGCTGGTCGGGGAAGGTTCCACGTGCTAGTGAAGATGGTTGCCCAAGTTGTGGTGGCAATAGCTATAAGGGGCGCGTGGGTATTCACGAATTGATGCCAACCAGCGAAGAGTTGGTTGCGGCGATCAATGCCGAAGAGGAGGCCGTCGCGTTGAAGCGTATCGCGATGCGTAATGGTATGAAGACTCTGCACCAGGACTGTATGCTTAAGGTTCGAGAAGGGCTGACTACCATGGAAGAGGCGCTGGGGGCTGTGCCACCAGATATGGAAGAATACGAGGGAGATGACGAGGCTGCTGCTGAGGCTAGCAGTTAA
- a CDS encoding AAA family ATPase yields MPCPEPKNDTELLTAPKNKTTKRIFIAATRMNDGKTTTSLALFAALRSFTPKVGFIKPVGQRFVEVEGHQIDEDSVLLDKIFDVKVPIKAMSPIAIHSTFTRDFLDDPCKNHATIVDQMCRAFDRAAFEKEYVIIEGTGHAGVGSVFNLSNADVAKRLKAKVIIVARGGIGRPVDEIALNKALFAQAGVEVIGAIINKVEPDKIKMIEKYSGIALKRMGIPLLGCIPVEKKLTVPKLNQVVEEVKGRWLNGREHGASERVERVLIGAMAAKGLVDLLERGSLIITPGDREDIILGAIAAEGIAGEKVVSGIILTRNVLPHPKLMEMIAKTSIPVIICQDDSYAVASKINKMTVKTQPSDSDKIPIIKNLITENIDLDVIRHAFDSDNSIAENI; encoded by the coding sequence ATGCCTTGTCCTGAGCCAAAAAACGACACCGAGCTGCTAACAGCTCCGAAGAATAAGACTACGAAGCGTATTTTCATCGCAGCCACGCGGATGAACGATGGTAAGACGACGACCAGCCTCGCGCTGTTTGCCGCCCTACGTAGCTTCACGCCCAAGGTCGGTTTCATCAAACCAGTGGGGCAGCGCTTCGTCGAAGTCGAAGGACATCAAATCGATGAAGATTCCGTGCTGCTCGATAAGATCTTCGACGTCAAGGTGCCGATCAAGGCGATGAGCCCGATTGCGATTCACTCGACCTTCACACGGGATTTCCTCGACGACCCTTGCAAGAATCATGCAACCATCGTCGATCAGATGTGCCGCGCCTTCGACCGTGCCGCCTTCGAGAAGGAGTATGTCATCATCGAAGGCACCGGCCACGCAGGCGTAGGCTCAGTGTTTAATTTGTCCAACGCAGACGTGGCAAAGCGCCTCAAAGCAAAAGTGATCATCGTCGCCCGTGGAGGCATTGGCCGCCCCGTCGACGAAATCGCGTTGAATAAAGCCCTATTTGCACAAGCAGGCGTCGAGGTGATCGGGGCGATCATTAATAAGGTCGAGCCCGACAAGATTAAAATGATCGAGAAATACAGTGGTATCGCGCTAAAACGTATGGGCATCCCACTGCTTGGCTGCATCCCAGTTGAAAAGAAACTCACGGTGCCGAAGCTCAACCAAGTCGTCGAAGAGGTAAAAGGCCGCTGGCTCAATGGCCGTGAACACGGCGCCAGCGAACGAGTCGAGCGTGTCTTGATCGGTGCGATGGCCGCGAAGGGGCTCGTCGACCTACTCGAGCGAGGTTCACTCATCATCACCCCTGGCGACCGCGAAGACATCATACTCGGAGCGATCGCCGCAGAAGGCATCGCAGGCGAAAAAGTCGTCTCAGGCATCATTCTCACGCGCAATGTGCTACCACACCCGAAGCTCATGGAGATGATCGCCAAAACCAGCATCCCCGTCATCATTTGCCAAGACGATAGCTATGCAGTGGCCTCGAAGATCAATAAAATGACCGTCAAGACACAGCCCAGCGACAGCGATAAAATCCCAATCATCAAGAATCTCATCACCGAAAACATCGACCTCGATGTCATCCGCCACGCCTTCGACTCGGATAACAGCATCGCTGAAAATATCTAA
- the fabF gene encoding beta-ketoacyl-ACP synthase II, whose translation MDEAFKRQRVVITGIGTVTSYGNGVEPFWDSLLAGKSGIDKVASFDTTEYASKIGAEALDFKPGDFMDPKEARRNDRFTQFAVASSKLALADADVDPTKLDADRFGVLIGSGIGGMLTTQTQSRRLFEKGPRKVSPFMIPSLIANIASGVVAIEVGARGPNYGIVSACASGTHSIGEAFRLLRDNEVDLMIAGGSEAAVTELGYAGFCSMKAMSTQYNDDPTRASRPFDKGRDGFVMGEGSGVLVMETLEHAQARGANIICEIAGYGATCDAYHITSPDPEGKALSYAISKVIKEAGLQPEDVDYINAHGTSTPYNDKFETGAVKKALGDHAYKIPVTSTKGMTGHLLGAAGGIESAVCALAIRDSKIPPTINYEEPDPDCDLDCVPNTMREAEVNVAICNNLGFGGHNATLLFKKFV comes from the coding sequence ATGGACGAAGCGTTTAAAAGGCAACGAGTAGTTATAACGGGAATCGGGACTGTCACCAGCTATGGCAACGGAGTCGAGCCCTTTTGGGATAGTCTGCTTGCAGGTAAGAGTGGTATCGATAAGGTTGCTTCTTTCGATACGACAGAATACGCATCTAAGATCGGAGCGGAAGCTTTGGACTTTAAGCCAGGTGATTTCATGGACCCGAAAGAGGCTCGTCGAAATGACCGATTCACCCAGTTTGCTGTGGCGTCCTCTAAGTTGGCGTTGGCAGATGCGGATGTGGATCCTACGAAGCTAGATGCAGATCGTTTCGGTGTGCTGATTGGTTCGGGCATCGGTGGTATGTTGACGACTCAAACGCAAAGTCGCCGTCTCTTTGAGAAGGGGCCGCGTAAGGTGTCTCCATTTATGATCCCGTCGCTAATTGCAAACATCGCGAGTGGTGTGGTAGCGATTGAGGTCGGCGCACGTGGGCCCAATTACGGTATTGTCAGTGCATGTGCTTCAGGCACGCACAGTATCGGTGAGGCTTTTCGCTTATTGCGTGATAATGAAGTCGATTTGATGATTGCTGGCGGTAGTGAGGCTGCTGTCACGGAACTCGGTTATGCTGGTTTCTGCTCGATGAAGGCGATGAGCACTCAGTATAACGATGATCCTACGCGCGCTAGCCGTCCTTTCGATAAGGGGCGTGATGGTTTCGTGATGGGCGAAGGTTCTGGCGTGTTGGTCATGGAGACTCTCGAGCATGCTCAAGCGCGTGGTGCGAATATCATTTGTGAAATTGCTGGCTATGGTGCGACTTGTGATGCCTATCACATTACATCTCCAGATCCTGAAGGTAAGGCACTTTCTTATGCTATCTCTAAGGTGATTAAGGAAGCGGGTCTTCAGCCTGAGGATGTCGATTACATCAATGCGCATGGCACTTCGACGCCTTATAACGATAAGTTTGAGACTGGAGCTGTTAAAAAGGCGCTTGGCGATCATGCATACAAGATTCCGGTGACTTCTACAAAGGGTATGACTGGTCACCTTTTGGGTGCTGCTGGTGGTATTGAGTCGGCCGTCTGTGCCCTTGCTATTCGTGATAGTAAGATTCCGCCTACGATTAACTATGAAGAGCCTGATCCAGACTGTGATCTCGATTGTGTGCCAAACACGATGCGTGAAGCAGAAGTGAATGTAGCGATTTGTAATAATCTTGGTTTCGGTGGGCATAATGCGACGCTTCTATTTAAGAAGTTCGTCTAA
- a CDS encoding response regulator, whose amino-acid sequence MAYSVLILDDDVDFNSLLTDIFEQADYIVTSLEDPLEAVEVFANADYDLVVTDHKMPEMTGEQFMGAIKKLKPEVPVIMVSGYLENDTIRALISGGVGGVFLKPLNIFSLLERTSELIQESRRCKQTDSSGRAYPANESIEGASDDAGLGFTFRSFPCKSQASIHFAERLYSLRNFKSTLSLIGEVGTHFRLICEDIRNFYESEKERFIFLRPGSFDVEQALSLFSEARASGAERVTFVLLEVESMSAEQRLLVGSLSKCSGDFDSIDIPSRTIFCVRGDLDELFDEGRIDEHLYILMGTAEVRVPALRECASDIAILAQQMVVDIVREKGLGSVSRFEAPAQEYLSKHLWDHNYEQLRGVVREVMESNPGDVLTLAAVMTALHSNTAATPRACFEAQLLSSRVDYVRAASILFEGDNTQVSAFYGTDLTVIEATLK is encoded by the coding sequence ATGGCTTATAGTGTTTTAATTTTAGACGATGATGTAGATTTTAACAGTTTGCTGACTGATATTTTTGAGCAAGCGGACTACATTGTGACGTCGCTGGAAGATCCCCTTGAGGCGGTTGAAGTGTTTGCGAACGCTGATTATGATTTGGTAGTGACTGATCATAAAATGCCAGAGATGACTGGTGAGCAGTTCATGGGGGCGATTAAAAAGCTGAAACCTGAAGTGCCTGTGATTATGGTTTCTGGTTATCTCGAGAATGATACGATCCGAGCACTCATTAGTGGGGGAGTTGGAGGTGTCTTTTTGAAGCCACTCAATATCTTTTCTTTGCTAGAGCGCACCTCTGAGCTCATTCAGGAGTCTAGGCGCTGCAAACAGACGGACTCGTCGGGGCGCGCTTACCCTGCCAATGAGTCTATTGAAGGGGCTAGTGACGATGCCGGGCTGGGTTTCACGTTTCGTTCGTTTCCATGTAAATCTCAAGCATCGATCCATTTTGCTGAGCGTCTTTACAGTCTACGCAATTTCAAATCGACATTGTCTTTGATCGGTGAAGTGGGCACTCACTTTCGCTTGATCTGTGAGGATATACGTAACTTCTACGAAAGCGAAAAAGAGCGCTTTATCTTCCTTAGACCTGGTTCATTTGATGTGGAGCAAGCGCTGTCGCTGTTTAGTGAGGCAAGGGCGTCAGGTGCCGAGCGTGTTACCTTTGTATTGTTAGAGGTCGAGTCGATGAGTGCTGAGCAGAGACTTCTGGTGGGATCTTTGTCGAAGTGTTCAGGAGATTTTGATTCGATTGATATCCCATCGAGGACGATCTTTTGTGTGCGCGGCGACCTAGATGAGCTTTTTGATGAAGGACGTATTGATGAGCATTTGTATATTCTGATGGGAACTGCGGAGGTTCGTGTGCCGGCACTACGTGAGTGTGCTTCTGACATTGCGATTTTGGCGCAGCAGATGGTCGTCGATATTGTTAGAGAAAAAGGCTTGGGCTCAGTGTCTCGTTTTGAAGCGCCTGCTCAGGAATATTTGAGCAAGCATTTATGGGATCATAATTATGAGCAGTTGCGTGGGGTTGTTCGCGAGGTGATGGAATCTAATCCGGGGGACGTGCTGACACTCGCCGCGGTGATGACTGCATTGCACTCCAATACAGCTGCTACGCCACGAGCTTGCTTTGAGGCGCAGTTGTTGAGTTCACGTGTCGATTACGTGCGAGCAGCTTCGATTTTGTTCGAGGGGGACAATACCCAGGTGTCGGCTTTTTATGGCACAGATCTCACTGTGATTGAGGCGACATTAAAGTAA
- the xseB gene encoding exodeoxyribonuclease VII small subunit, with product MPKQNDSLTFEGALERLEHILESMESGDTPLADLVAKFEEGSNLLKVCQVKLKEAELKIEKLNITTGEVEPFEGDNTEA from the coding sequence ATGCCAAAGCAAAACGACAGTCTCACCTTCGAAGGCGCCCTCGAACGTCTCGAACACATCTTAGAATCCATGGAAAGTGGCGACACGCCATTGGCTGACCTCGTCGCAAAATTCGAAGAAGGATCCAATCTCTTGAAAGTCTGCCAAGTGAAGCTCAAAGAAGCAGAACTAAAGATTGAAAAGCTCAATATTACCACTGGCGAAGTCGAACCCTTTGAGGGCGACAACACCGAGGCCTAG
- the dxs gene encoding 1-deoxy-D-xylulose-5-phosphate synthase, translating to MGLLERIKSPDDVKQLSEEQLPELAAEIRERIIKATSINGGHVGPNLGVVELSIGLHRVFNTPKDRFVFDVAHQGYVHKLLTGRNGKDFDKIRQCGGLSGFLNRSESEHDAFGAGHAGTALSAALGMATARDKRGSDEHVVALCGDAAFTCGITMEALNNVATSTKRLIIILNDNKWSIAKNVGALPRYFNELITNPVYNRLNDDFESLLQKLPGGESIIQFGSKWKKETKDFLVPSSLFEKFNVRYIGPIDGHDQAQVEHYLEFAKQAEQPVLLHILTTKGKGYDVALQNPERFHGASPFDIKTGKGAPATGNPGPKYQDVMGNTLVKLAKQDKSIVGITAAMPAGTGLNILEKELPDQFIDVGIAEEHAVLSAAGMATSGFHPVCAIYSTFLQRAYDQLIHDVALQHLPVMFCMDRAGLSPNDGATHHGLFDLTYLRNIPGVVVMAPSNEDELADMMATGIAYQGPSFVRYPRGEGPNEPIKEMPIALPLGKAERLQAEGEIEIWAIGSMVADAEALAQQLHVQGIQAGVINARFVKPLDTELLLESAQSAKLIVTMEDNIISGGFGTAIMEALQEANSLRPVVRIGWPDQFVEHGNSVAALRASVGIDPESILEKVLTRYRALES from the coding sequence ATGGGCCTATTAGAGCGGATCAAATCCCCCGACGACGTTAAGCAACTATCTGAGGAGCAACTACCCGAACTCGCAGCCGAAATACGCGAGCGTATCATTAAAGCCACCTCGATAAACGGTGGCCACGTCGGCCCCAATCTCGGTGTCGTCGAGCTAAGCATCGGCCTACACCGCGTCTTTAACACACCAAAAGATCGCTTCGTCTTCGACGTCGCCCATCAAGGCTACGTCCACAAACTGCTGACTGGGCGCAATGGTAAAGACTTCGACAAAATCCGCCAATGCGGTGGACTCAGCGGATTCTTAAACCGCAGCGAAAGCGAGCACGACGCGTTCGGCGCAGGCCACGCAGGCACCGCCCTGTCCGCCGCACTCGGCATGGCTACCGCACGCGACAAGCGCGGCTCGGACGAGCACGTCGTCGCGCTCTGCGGAGACGCCGCCTTCACCTGCGGGATCACCATGGAAGCGCTCAACAACGTCGCCACCTCGACCAAGCGCCTCATCATCATTCTCAACGATAACAAATGGTCGATCGCCAAGAATGTCGGCGCCCTACCACGCTATTTCAACGAGCTCATCACCAACCCGGTCTATAATCGGCTCAATGACGACTTCGAATCCCTCCTGCAGAAGCTCCCCGGCGGTGAATCCATCATCCAATTCGGCTCGAAATGGAAAAAGGAGACCAAGGACTTCCTCGTCCCCTCCTCGCTATTTGAGAAATTCAACGTGCGCTACATCGGCCCCATCGACGGCCATGACCAAGCACAGGTCGAGCACTACCTAGAATTTGCCAAACAAGCCGAGCAGCCCGTGCTACTGCATATCCTCACCACCAAAGGCAAGGGTTACGACGTGGCACTCCAAAATCCCGAACGCTTTCACGGAGCTAGCCCCTTTGACATCAAAACCGGTAAAGGCGCACCCGCAACTGGCAACCCTGGCCCGAAATATCAGGACGTCATGGGCAACACCTTGGTCAAACTAGCCAAGCAGGACAAAAGCATCGTCGGCATCACCGCAGCCATGCCAGCCGGCACCGGACTCAATATTTTAGAAAAAGAGCTACCCGACCAATTTATTGACGTCGGCATCGCCGAAGAGCACGCCGTGCTCTCAGCCGCAGGCATGGCCACCTCAGGCTTCCACCCCGTCTGTGCGATTTACTCAACCTTCCTGCAACGCGCCTATGATCAACTGATCCACGACGTCGCCCTGCAACACCTGCCCGTCATGTTCTGCATGGATCGTGCTGGGCTCTCGCCTAACGACGGAGCCACGCACCACGGACTATTCGACCTCACTTACCTGCGCAACATTCCAGGCGTAGTCGTCATGGCACCGTCCAACGAAGACGAACTCGCCGATATGATGGCCACGGGCATTGCCTATCAAGGCCCGTCCTTTGTGCGCTACCCACGCGGCGAAGGCCCAAACGAGCCGATCAAAGAAATGCCTATAGCCCTTCCCCTCGGCAAAGCCGAACGCCTACAAGCCGAAGGCGAAATCGAAATTTGGGCGATTGGATCGATGGTCGCCGACGCAGAAGCACTCGCACAGCAGCTACATGTGCAAGGCATTCAAGCGGGCGTCATCAATGCACGCTTCGTTAAACCACTTGATACCGAACTATTGCTAGAGTCCGCGCAAAGCGCCAAGCTCATCGTCACGATGGAAGACAACATCATCAGTGGCGGCTTCGGCACAGCGATCATGGAAGCCCTGCAAGAGGCCAACAGCCTACGCCCCGTCGTGCGCATTGGTTGGCCCGATCAATTCGTCGAGCACGGCAACTCCGTCGCAGCCCTCCGCGCCAGCGTCGGCATCGACCCCGAGTCGATCCTAGAAAAAGTGCTCACGCGCTACAGAGCCTTGGAAAGCTAA
- a CDS encoding response regulator produces the protein MAGRILVLDDEENYAEMLQDLLRGHNYQVDMATRPERAISQLDEIPYDLVISDYKMPVMDGADFLKKARELYPNLPFILVSGLMNTPELVKVANMSVTLVMEKPLDTTAFLSHVAKFADAMTEQEKDTLSIESARDGSVEEAECDTYPEEPRFFSVGCAVSKRFMQEVWQAAQSESHLFLLEPIGGDAALAVKDLSAWRGNLDKPIQLLDFEAFRAGGEEKVKELLNRDEMSDVISIRLSSPDQITEAKHHADLLQEVNAANNTRFIYLLESDMSGATFIGKTGAAGCVLPELRLRPTDVAQYARRVARLVADRSARSKPAEFSAEAVYALLAFEWPGNYQQVQDVISRAVAQAEDGPITLDMLKHALGKVVVPAPEGRIGQLVQQMQAAQFHALLASGESVEALARRLELGRNPLSEGDLCKLPLVNPKLANL, from the coding sequence ATGGCTGGAAGAATATTGGTTTTAGATGACGAAGAAAACTATGCTGAAATGCTTCAGGATCTACTCCGTGGGCATAATTATCAGGTAGATATGGCAACCCGGCCTGAGCGAGCGATCAGTCAGCTAGACGAGATTCCGTATGATTTGGTGATCTCGGACTATAAGATGCCAGTGATGGATGGTGCTGATTTTCTGAAGAAAGCGCGTGAGCTCTATCCGAATCTTCCTTTTATTTTGGTCTCAGGGCTAATGAACACACCAGAACTCGTTAAAGTTGCGAATATGAGTGTCACCTTGGTGATGGAGAAACCTTTGGATACAACGGCATTTCTATCGCATGTCGCAAAGTTTGCTGACGCGATGACCGAGCAGGAGAAAGATACACTTTCCATCGAGTCTGCTCGTGATGGTTCAGTTGAGGAGGCAGAATGTGACACTTACCCTGAGGAACCTCGCTTCTTTAGCGTCGGGTGTGCTGTGTCGAAACGTTTCATGCAAGAGGTCTGGCAGGCTGCTCAGTCAGAATCGCATCTGTTTCTTTTAGAGCCTATTGGTGGGGATGCGGCGCTCGCGGTGAAGGATCTGTCTGCTTGGCGTGGGAATCTTGATAAGCCGATACAGTTACTTGACTTTGAAGCCTTTAGGGCTGGAGGCGAGGAGAAGGTCAAAGAGTTGCTTAACCGTGATGAGATGAGTGATGTCATTTCAATTCGTCTTTCTTCGCCGGATCAAATCACCGAAGCGAAACATCATGCTGACCTTTTACAGGAAGTGAACGCTGCAAATAACACGCGGTTTATTTACTTGCTGGAGAGCGATATGTCAGGTGCCACGTTTATCGGAAAGACCGGGGCTGCCGGCTGTGTTCTGCCAGAGTTGCGACTGCGCCCGACGGATGTTGCGCAATATGCTCGTCGCGTTGCTCGTTTGGTTGCGGATCGGTCGGCAAGGTCGAAACCTGCTGAGTTTAGCGCTGAGGCGGTATATGCTTTGTTGGCATTCGAATGGCCTGGTAATTATCAGCAGGTGCAGGATGTTATTTCTCGGGCGGTGGCGCAGGCCGAAGATGGGCCGATCACACTGGATATGTTAAAACATGCCTTGGGGAAAGTCGTTGTCCCTGCGCCAGAGGGGCGAATTGGGCAATTAGTTCAACAGATGCAAGCGGCCCAATTTCATGCACTGTTAGCATCGGGTGAGTCTGTTGAGGCATTAGCTCGTCGCTTGGAGTTGGGCAGAAACCCCCTGAGTGAAGGCGATCTATGCAAACTGCCTTTGGTAAACCCTAAATTGGCGAATCTTTGA
- a CDS encoding glycosyltransferase N-terminal domain-containing protein, with protein sequence MIWLYRLLYLPALLIALPYYGFRMWRRGGYAKDFQHRLGRFRRLDPPAAGKKRIWLQAVSVGEILAIGPLIQALQADNTIEIVLTTTTSTGYAEARKRYKGQVCSIGVFPLDFWLFSRLAWKRIQPDAIILTESELWPEHLHRARKNEVPTFLVNARISDTSFKRYQKVPRLAKRLLQKLDYVFAASDLDKTRLLTLGTKQATTASTGSIKFDVSIGERLNEAAHTALLKELGFDTPTNQPKPFILLGSSTWPGEEAALLRIQEKIIATGVDCRLLLVPRHAERGAELVRLLKEQPLNWHQRSQGQTTTEPTRIQLADTTGELTRLSQVADLAFIGKSLTPNMGGQTPIEAAGLGIPILMGPNMTNFKDVSKSLVRSGAAHVAADESSLEKGIANLVKDEDTRQSMSQAGKDWHAKNKGSSERIANRILKALHN encoded by the coding sequence ATGATTTGGTTATATAGATTGTTGTATCTTCCGGCACTCCTCATTGCGCTCCCCTACTATGGATTCCGCATGTGGCGCCGTGGCGGCTACGCAAAAGACTTCCAACATCGACTCGGCCGCTTCCGCAGGCTGGATCCGCCAGCGGCTGGCAAAAAGCGCATCTGGCTACAAGCGGTAAGCGTCGGCGAGATACTTGCAATTGGCCCACTCATCCAAGCGCTCCAGGCCGATAACACGATCGAGATCGTGCTAACCACCACCACCAGCACTGGCTATGCAGAAGCGCGAAAACGCTACAAAGGCCAGGTTTGCAGCATTGGCGTCTTCCCACTCGATTTCTGGCTATTCTCGCGCTTAGCATGGAAGCGGATTCAACCTGACGCGATCATTCTAACCGAAAGTGAACTGTGGCCAGAGCACTTGCACCGTGCTCGCAAAAATGAAGTCCCTACCTTTTTGGTCAATGCGCGCATTTCAGACACAAGCTTCAAGCGTTATCAAAAGGTGCCAAGACTGGCGAAACGTCTTCTACAAAAGTTAGACTATGTCTTTGCAGCCAGCGATCTTGATAAAACACGCCTGCTGACTCTAGGAACCAAGCAAGCAACGACCGCCTCCACTGGTAGCATAAAATTTGACGTATCGATCGGCGAACGACTCAACGAAGCTGCACACACCGCGCTCCTAAAGGAACTAGGATTTGATACACCAACAAACCAACCGAAGCCTTTCATACTACTAGGCTCTTCCACTTGGCCAGGTGAAGAAGCCGCACTCCTACGCATTCAAGAAAAAATCATCGCAACCGGCGTGGACTGCCGTCTGCTCCTAGTGCCTCGCCATGCCGAACGAGGGGCAGAACTAGTGCGCCTCCTTAAAGAGCAACCACTCAACTGGCATCAACGCTCACAAGGCCAAACGACTACAGAGCCAACCCGTATCCAGCTAGCTGATACAACTGGCGAGCTCACTCGCCTCTCTCAAGTAGCGGATCTCGCCTTTATCGGCAAAAGCCTCACCCCCAACATGGGCGGGCAAACACCCATCGAAGCCGCAGGGCTGGGAATCCCAATCTTAATGGGGCCGAACATGACGAACTTTAAAGACGTATCAAAGTCATTAGTCCGAAGCGGCGCAGCTCACGTAGCAGCAGATGAAAGCAGCCTCGAAAAAGGAATTGCCAACTTGGTCAAAGACGAAGACACACGGCAATCGATGTCCCAAGCTGGCAAAGATTGGCACGCAAAGAATAAAGGCAGCAGTGAACGAATCGCCAACAGGATCCTAAAAGCGCTGCACAATTAG